From the Quercus lobata isolate SW786 chromosome 6, ValleyOak3.0 Primary Assembly, whole genome shotgun sequence genome, one window contains:
- the LOC115949667 gene encoding squamosa promoter-binding protein 2-like: protein MAKRPFKKEQEQEQECSDPYEDGEEEVEYTRKKVMIRVVSARQRMSSLVPLMSYSSDSSSSSSSSNTSTSACYGNIIGGSDGIGSLRCQADECGVDLKMAKTYHKRHKVCERHAKAAVVLVTGIRQRFCQQCSKFHEISQFDDTKKSCREKLAGHNERRRKTYADLQAENKQKRPTSIMGGGLLKAMRYSNYGEKSLPGSPNMKHCRINFK, encoded by the exons ATGGCCAAAAGACCGTTCAagaaagaacaagaacaagaacaagaatgTTCTGACCCTTACGAAGATGGTGAAGAAGAAGTGGAGTACACTAGGAAGAAAGTGATGATAAGGGTAGTCTCAGCTAGGCAGAGAATGAGCTCATTGGTACCCTTAATGAGTTATAGTAGtgatagtagtagtagtagtagtagtagtaacaCTAGTACTAGTGCTTGTTATGGTAATATTATTGGTGGTAGTGATGGCATTGGCTCATTACGTTGCCAAGCTGATGAGTGTGGTGTGGACTTGAAAATGGCCAAGACGTACCACAAGCGTCACAAGGTTTGTGAGCGTCACGCCAAGGCTGCTGTCGTTTTAGTCACTGGGATTCGCCAGAGGTTTTGCCAACAGTGTAGCAA GTTTCATGAAATTTCACAATTCGATGATACCAAAAAGAGTTGTCGGGAAAAGTTGGCTGGTCACAATGAGCGGCGGAGGAAAACCTATGCAGACCTTCAGGCAGAGAATAAACAAAAACGACCAACTTCAATTATGGGTGGTGGCTTGCTGAAAGCCATGAGGTATTCAAATTATGGTGAAAAGAGTCTTCCAGGGAGCCCCAATATGAAGCATTGTcgaattaattttaaatga